The Mesoterricola silvestris sequence CCGGTTCTTGGGCTCGAAGAGCTGCACCGTGCCCAGCACCGTGCCGTCCACCTCCAGGGGCACCACCAGGGCCGAGTGCAGGGGGCAGTCGCCGGAGACGCCGCAGGTGAAGGCCTGGTGCACGCCGTCGGCGAAGACCACGGCCCGGTCCTGCATGGCCTGCCGGGTGAGGGCCGAACTGATGGGGCCCCCGGGCCGGTGGTGGTCCGCCCCCAGCCCCACGAAGCCCAGCACGTGCTCGTTGTCGGTCACCGCCACGGCCCCGACCCCGGTCTCCTCCTTGACGATGGCCGCCATCTCCCCCGCCGTGGCCGGGCCGAAGCCCCGGCCCAGGAGGCCCAGGGCGCGCTCGGCCACGCGCAGCGCCGCGGCCGAGGACGCCGCGGCCACCCGGTCCAGGTCCCGCTGCCGGTGCATCAGCACCGCCATGAGCAGGGCCGCGCCCACGGGGTTGAGGAAGACCATGGGCGGGGCGATGACCTTGACGATCTCCACGGCGTCGGGGAAGGGCCGGGTCAGCAGCAGCACGATGCCCATGTGCAGCACCTCCCCGGCGAAGGTGGCCAGGAGGGCGGTGCGCATGGTGATGAGCACCTCCGGCCGGTCCCGCAGCCTGCGGTTCAGGAATCCCGCCAGCAGCCCCTCCAGGGTGGTGGCCACCGCCCCCGACAGGGCGGCGATGCCCCCCAGGCTCATGCGGTGCACCCCGGCGGTGGCGCCCACCAGGCCCCCCAGCGCCGGTCCCCCCAGGAGCCCCGCCAGCACCGCCCCCACGGCCCGGGCGTTGATGATGGCCCCGCCCTTGAGCACCGGGGTGCCCAGGTAGTTGCCCAGGATGGTGATGCCCGTGAACACCAGGAACAGGCGCACCCTCCCCCGCGGCCGGGCCCAGTCCGAGGACAGGGGCCGGAACGCGGGGGATTCGCAGTAGAGGTAGAACAGAACCAGGAAGGCCGAGATGGTCTGGAAGAGCGTCACCAGCGATCGCACGGGCCCCCTGCTCCGTTCACTTCAGACGTTTCGCGAGCCTCACGGCGGTGTGCTCGACCTTGATGCCGGACCCCAGCTTATCCAGTCCGCCCCGGATCTGCATCACGCACCCCGGGCAGTCCATGGCCACCGAGGTCGCCCCGGTGTCCTTGATGTTCTCGAGCTTGCGCTCGAGGATGGGGGCGCTCAGTTCGGGCAGCTTGAGGGAGTAGGAGCCCGCCATGCCGCAGCAGGTGTCGCACTCCTTCATCTCGGTGACGGTGAAGCCGGCCTTCTTCAGGAGGTCCCGGGGGGCCTGCTGGGCGTTCAGGGTCCGCTTCAGGTGGCAGGAATCGTGGTAGGTGATCGTCTCGGCCTGCTGGCCGTCCTTGAACTCCAGCCGGCCTTCGTCCACGAGCTTCTTCACCAGGGTGGCGAAGTCGATGGTCTTGGCGGAAAGGACGCGGGCCCCCTCCAGGTCGTCCCCCATGCCCAGGCTCTCGAAGGTGGAGATGAAGTCGTCCCTCAGGGCCACGGTGCAGGTGGGGCAGGCCGATACCACGTACTGGACGTCCTCCTCCAGCAGCGCCTTGATGTTCTCCCGGGCGTTGCCCGCGGCGGTCTCGTAGGCGCCGTTGTACCGGGCCGGGGCGCCGCAGCAGGTCTGGCCCTCGGGGAAGACCACCCGGATGCCGGCCTTGTTCAGCACCCGCACCACCGCCTCGCCCATCTCGGGGTAGGCGAAGTCGATGAGGCAGCCCGCGTAGATGGCGGCCTTCTCCTTGCACTCGGGCTGGACGATCTCCTTGAAGGTGTCCCGGAAGGGCCGGGGCGCGATGGCCGGCAGGCTCCGGAAGTCCGTCATGCCGGAAAGGAAGAGCGGCAGGTGCCGGATGAAGCCGCCCTTGGCGAAGGGCTTCTGGGCCACGGAGGCCGCGCGCAGCAGGGAATGGAAGAGCCGCCGGTTGTTCACCACCGCGAAGATGCCCTTCTGCACCAGCGGCATGCCCTTCTCCACCGCCAGGCGCCGGCGCAGTTCCAGGATGAGGTCGGGGATGTCGATGCGCCCGGGGCACACGTCCTTGCAGGCCCCGCACTGGATGCAAAGGCCCTGGATGTCGTCGGACTGCTTGAGCTCGTCGAACCAGGCCGTGAGGATGGTGCCGATGCCCCCGGTGTAGACCTTGCCGAAGACGTGCCCGCCCACGAGGCGGAACACGGGGCACACGTTGAGGCACGACGCGCAGCGGATGCACTGGAGGGCCTGGCGGAACTTGGGGTCCGCGGCCATCTCGGTGCGCTTGTTGTCCATGAGGATGATGTGCAGTTGCTTGGGGCTGCCGTCGGTGTTGGGGACCTGGCCCGTGATGATCGACACGTAGCTGGTGAGGAGCTGGCTGGTGGCGTTGCGCGGAAGGGCCTGGAGGATGGGCTGCACGTCCTGGAAGCTGGCCACCAGCTTCTCGATGCCCACCACCGCCACGTGGATCCGGGGAAGGGTCGTCACGAGCCGGGCGTTGCCTTCGTTGGTGACCAGCACGAGGCTGCCGGTCTCGGCCACGGCGATGTTGGCGCCGGAGATGCCCATGTCCGCGTCCAGGAACCGGTTCCGCAGCTTGCCCCGGGCGAACTTCACCAGCTTGGGGATATCGGGCTGCTGGCCCTCCTCCACCTTGGTGGAGAAGACCTCGGCCACCTCCTCCTTGGTCATGTGGATGGCGGGCATCACCATGTGGGAGGGGGTCTGGTGGCAGAGCTGGATGATCCATTCGCCCAGGTCGGTCTCGTACACCTCGATGCCCGCGGCCTCCAGGTGCTTGTTGAGGTGGATCTCCTCGGTGGCCATGGACTTGGATTTGACGATGGAGCGCACGCCGTTCTCCTTGGCCAGGGCCAGGATGTAGGCCTTCACCTCGGCGGGGTCCGAGGCCCGGTAGACCTTGGCGCCCGCGGCCTCGGCCTTGGCCTTGAAGGCCTCGGCCAGTTCCTCGAGATGGGAGGCGCCGTGGGCCTTCACGTCCCGCACCGCGTCCCGCACCGCCTGGAAGTCCATGCCCGCGTAGGCCTTCTCCCGGCTGATCTTGTAGGCTTCGGAAAAGCGCCCCAGGGCGCCCCTGAGATTGGGGTTGGCCAGGGCCTCCTGGATGGATTCCTTGAACGTCGCGGTCATGCCGCACCCCCTTCGACGAAGACGATGACGAGCCGCTCCGGCCCGTGGACGCCGATGGTGAGGACCCGCTCGATGTCCGCGGTGCGGCTGGGCCCGGTGATCATGGAGAGGTAGCAGGCCTTTTCCGGCTTGATGCGGCCCAGGACGGAGGCCATGTCCGGCAGGAGCCGGTCCGCCCCGATGAGGGCCACGTGGATCTGGGGCAGGGTCGACACCAGGCGGGACCCCACTTCGGTGGCGTCCACCACCAGGGTTCCCGTGTCCGCCAGGGCCCATTCCATCTGGCTGATGCCCACCTTCGCCTGGGCCGCGCCCTCGCGGGTGACGTCGTAGGAGAGGCCCGGGAAGGCCGGGCGGCCCTGGGCCTCCAGGAAGGCGCAGGGGGCCCAGAGGGCCGTACCGCCTACCTCCCTCAGCAGCCCGTGGACGAAGTCCCGGGCCTCGGCGGCCGTGCCGCAGCGGTGCACTTCGGCGCTGACGGCCTCGGCGCGTTCCTTGAATGAAGCGAACAGGTTGTCCATGGCTCACCCTGCCTTCTGGCTGGAGGTTGAATGAAATGCGGTAGGACGATCATAGGGAATCCCGCCCCTCTCGTCCCGGGGCTCCGGAAGGGAATCTTGCCCACCGGTTTCAATTCGGACCCAGGCGGTCCAAAACCCGCCCCGACCGGCGGCGGGAAACCCGGGAAATGCTATAGTCAACCGGGATTGTCATGATTCTGGGAGGCCGGGGATGCTGCGGGCGGTGCTGGTGGACGACGAGCTCCACGCCAGGGAGGAGCTCGAGGCCCTGCTGGCCGAGACCGGCGAGGTGACCGTGGTGGGCACCTGCCCCGGCGCCGTCCAGGGCCTGCGCACCCTGCGGGAGACGCGGCCCGACGTGCTCTTCCTGGACATCTCCATGCCCGGGGTGGACGGCATGCAGATGCTCAGCATGATCGAACCCGACGCCATGCCCTGCGTGATCTTCGTGACCGCGTACGACGAGTACGCCCTCAAGGCCTTCGACCGCAACGCCGTGGACTACCTCCTCAAGCCCGTGGAGCCCGCGCGCCTCGCCCAGGCCCTGGAGCGGGTGAAGCGGTTCCTGGGCGAGGGCCGCCGCCCCGCCAACGCGGGCCCCCCCATCGACCGCATCCCCTGCCTCGCCGGCCCCAACATCAAGCTCGTGGACACCGCCGAGGTGGAATGCGTGCGCTCCTCCGAGGCCGGCGTCCACGTGGTGACCCCCCGGGGCGAGTTCCTCACCGAACTCACCCTCACGGTCCTGGAGGCCAAGGGCGCCAACCTGGTGCGCTGCCACAAGCAGTACCTGGTGAACCTGGCCTGCATCGACGAGATCGACCGCCGCGACCCCGCCGCCGCCTTCATCCGCACCCGCACGGGAAGGACGGTGCCCGTGAGCCGGAGGTACCTGGCCCCGCTCAAGGAGCGGCTGGGCATCTAGACCCCTTCCGTCCCGTTCATCCCCCGTTTTGCACCGTTCAGGGGGAAAACATAGCCCGATCCGGGTTTTTGAATATATTTCTGGAAGGTTAATCCTCAGCTCGCTGCTGAATTCAAAAGATCTAAAGGTCAGAAAATTCCATGCTCGGCGGACTCCCAGGGGAGGGCCCAGGCCATGGCAAGCGACCCGCAATCCAAATCCCTTCTCGGCATGCTCCTGGTTGGCCTGCTGGGGGTCGGCTATGTCTCGACCCAGAAGGCGCCCCCGGAGGCGCCCCCCCAGGCGGGGACGGTTCCGGGGGAAAAGCAGGGGACCGAGGTGCAGAACCCACTCCTGGACAGGACGACCCTGAAGCCGTATCTGGACTTCATCCAGGGGAGCGTCGGGCGTCCCCAGGTGCTGGGAGCCGAGACCTACCTGTTCCGCGGCGCCCAGGGTCCGCCGGGCATCGCGGTCCGGGGCGAAAAGGGGGGCGACAGCCGCAGCCTCTGGGAGGCCCTGGGGGCCAGGAACGAGGGGCCCCGGGAGGCCAGGCCGGATTCCCGGGCCCTCCTGGCCCAGGACCCCCACCTGCGCATCCTCCTGGCCACCATTCCCGATCCGGACCACTCGGACCTCACGTACGATTTCGACCAGGGCGTCCAGGCGGTGGAGGCGGCCTTCCACGACATGAAGTGGTACCTGGCGGGGCAATGGATCCCCGAACAGGACGGGGATTCCAAGGGCAGGGCCCCGGACATGCCCAGGAGCCTCCTCTTCGTGAAGCCGTTCATGGCGGCCATCGATCCGGAGGAGGGCGAGATCCCGCTTCCCTGGGTCCAGGCCTACGACAAGCGCCTGGTGCTCCTCCTCCCGGAATCGCCGCGGCTGGGGCTCCGGCGCGCGCCCCTGCTTCATGCCATGAACCTGGTCAAGGGCAGGGAGCTCGGCCCCCTCTCGAAACCCGGCCTCGACCGGAAGGCCCTGCAGGTGCTCCATGCGAAAAGGGTCGCCGAAACCCTGCTGGGTGACTTCCTCATCTTCGTGCAGGGGCTGGACGGGGCGGACGCGGCGGAGAGGACCGCCCTGCGGGAATTCGATACCGGAGCCCAGGCCCTTCGCGAACGGTGCCTTGCCATCATCGATGGGGCCGGGCCCGACATCGGCCAGGACGCCATCCGGGGATCGCTCCTGGCGGGGTCCGCCCCGGGCGCAGGTCCCGGCCTCCTCGTGCTCCAGTGGAGCAGGCTTCCGGAAGCCAAGGCCCTCCTGGCGGCCCACGCCGGGATGGGCCCCAGGCTGAAGCGGCTCCTGGAGCCCGGCCTGCGCCGCCTGCAGGAGGCGCTCTGGGAGACCCTGGGGCGGCTGGACCGGGAGCGCGCGCCGTTCCTGACCATCCTGGGTCCCAGGTACTCCGGGAGCGCCGGGGATCTCGGATGGGCGATCCGGCAGATCTGGGGGGAGGAGAGGAAGGTGCTCATGCTGAGCACCGGGAGCACGAATGAGAGCCTGCGGGGCTGGACCTTCAGGCCGAACGGCGTTCCCGGGGCGGAGGACAGGAGCGAATGGAAGCCATCCCTCCCTTCCTTCGTGGCCTTCCACGGCCTGATTCCCGACGACAGGGCCTACGACGCCGCGCTGTGGGAGACCCTCGAATCCTGCCTGGGGCAGGATCGGAGGTTCTGGGCCGAGTGCGTGGAAAGCGACACCCTGTTCGGGAGCCTGGCCTCCGGAGGCGCTTTCGGGCGGGAGTCGCTGACGCCGGATCCCGGGGAGATCCGGAGCTATCCGGTGCCCTCGCACCTGGCCGTCCTCCGGAGGGCGAGGGCGGACCAGGGGGAACCCGGCGGGCTGGAACTCGGCAAGCCCCTGAAGGAGACCCTGGGCCGCATCGGGAACCTGGAACTCAAGGGCGAGTCCACCGGCCTGGACCGGGGACTCCATTTCCTGAACCCGAACAGCGCGGTGGACGCCGACCTGTCCCTTTCGAACCTGATCCAGGACGTCAAGCGGCGCCACCTCCTGGGGGTGCGGATCCGCATGAGCTCCTTCTCCAATACGCTGTTCCTGGCCACCTGGCTCCGGTCGCACCTCACCGGGGCGAGCCTGGCCATGGATTGGACCAGCCAGCTGTTCCTGCACCCCAAGCTGTCCGCGGACCTGGATGGGGTCTTCTGCATCGGGCCGATGCCGCCCTACCCGGGCCTGGTGCGGGGAACCACGGGCCTGCCGTCCCGGGGGAGCGCCCTGCGGGAACCGGGGTACTGGGAAGAAACGACCGTCCTGACCCGGGACGCCCTTTGGCTGCTCGAGAACGTGGTTCCCAACGGACTCCGGCCCCGGAAGCACAGGGGCCTCCAGGACTGGCTGCTCCTGGCGCCCGAGCTGGACACCCGGGCCCTCGCCTGGGAAACCGACCCGGCGGACCCCGGCCTGAGGACCCTGCGGCACCAACTGTGGATCACCCAGCTGCACCAGGGGCGAAGCGAGCCCGTGCGGGCCGTCCTGGTGCCCCCCCAGGCCCGGGGCGAGGACTTCCGGGAATTCCCCTTCCGGGTCCACGCCTTCCCGCTTTCGGGCCCGGTACCCGGAGGCGCCCCTCCCGCGGACCTCGGGAAGGTCCAGAACCTGCCCCTCAAGGTGTTCCACCCTGCCCTTTCCCAGGGGGCGATCCAGCGCCTCGCCCATGCTCTGCTGCTGGGCGCCAGCCTGGCCATGGCCCTGGGGTGGCGCACCTGCGCCAGGCTTCTCCTGGGGGGTGCCCCGCACCGGGAATGCCGCTTTTCCAAGGGCGGGTCCTGGCTGGTCGCATGGCTCATGGCCCTCCTTCCGCTCCAGGTGCTGCTGCCCCTGGGCGCGCAGGGGTGCCTCTTCGCCCTGCTCGAGGACCGCGGAAGCCTGGATGGCCTGGCCACCCTGAGCCTCCTCGCCGGGGCCCTGGGCTCGATCGGGGTGGCGGGGATGGTGTTCCGGGTTTCCTGGAAGTTCCTGGCCCGGACCCCGGAGTTCTGGCCAGGCGGCAGCAGGACCGTCAGCCTCGGGATTCTGGTCGCGGTCTGGTCCGGCGCCCTGGTGTATGCGGCGATCCTTGCGGGGCGAGGCTGGCTGGGCGCCCGGGGAGCCGTGGACACATCCGCCTTCTTCCTCCTGCGCCGGCTCCAGATGCCCCTGACCGGGTCCGGCCTGGCATCCCTTCTCGGCCTTTCCTACCTTTTGTCCTTCGCGAGCCTCGTGCTGGAGGCCAAGGCCTTCCATTCCATACGGGCGAGGGGGCTCTCTCTGGTCTGCCTGGCCCGGGAGGGGTGGTTCGAAGGGAAGGGCGCCACCCGGTGGATGGAATCGCTGCACCGGGAGGTCACGCGGCCCATCAACGTGTGCCCAGCGGGGCCGTGGCCGCGTTTCGCAGCGGCGTCCGGGGGCGCGCTGCTCGTCCTGGGCGGGCTCCTGGTGGGGGTGGCGCGGCCCGAAGGCCCGGCGCCCTGGGGCGAGGAGACCTTCCTGCTGCTCGCCTATCTCGTGGGATCCGCCCTGGTGGCGGGCCTGGGCTACCGGGCGGTCCGGATCTTCCTGAAGGTGGAAGGGGCCTCCAGACTCCTGCTCACGGCGCCCTTCATGAACGGTTTTGCCATAGCGGGGAAAGCCTATGGCTGGCTCCCCCCGTGGGGTCTCCATTGGCTGGGCGAACGCCATTCCCTCGAGCCCCTCCAGGCGGTGCGCGAACTCGCCGCCCGCATCGGGAGGGAATCCGGGGACACCCGCTTCAAGGCCATCACGACCCGGCTGAAGGTCCTCGTCGGCCAGGCCCAGCGCGCCGCCTCGGAGACGGGCCATGGGAGGCCGGGAATGGCATGCCAGCGGTCGGGGGAGGTCAAGCTCGCCCTGATGCTGGATATCACCTTGCGGCACCTGGTCCATTGGGCCAAGGGGATGGTCCGGCAGGACGGGGACCTTCAGGGCCTCCAGGCCCTGGTGGCCTACATGTGCCTCCGCCGGGCCCTCGTCCAGGTGCGCCAGGCCCTGCTCGGGATGTTCGTGATCACCCTGATGCTGGTCTTCATCGCCTCCACGCCCATCCACGACCGCTCCCTGGCTCCGGCCCTGGTGGTGGTGCTGGCCGTGGAAGTGGCCCTGGCCATGGTGATGATCGCGCGCCTGGAACGGAATCCGCTTTTCAGCCTCGTCGCGGGTACCACTCCGGGGAAGATGGACTGGAACAGCGGCGTGGTGCTTTCCCTCGCCCAGCCCGCCCTCGTCCTGGGCCTCGGGTTCCTGCTCACCCGATTCCCCGCGGCCGCGACCTTCTTCCAGACCCTGATGCCATGAACCGCCATCCCTGCCCTTAACCCGCTCCCGGCCGGCCGCATCGAGGCCGCCGGCCCGGGGCCTTTCCAGGCCGAGGCCTGCTGAGGAGGTTCCCATGCCCCTTCCGGTTGGGATCATCATCTCGGACATCCATCTCGGGGACCCCAGGGGGGTCGTCCCCGACCCGCCCATGGCGGGATGCGCGACCCTGAACGGGGTCTCGGTCCGCCAGGGCTGGGTGGACTGGATGGACCGCGTGGACCAGCAGCTCGCCGCCCAGGGTGAGGGGGCCCGCATCCCGTACCTCGTGCTCAACGGCGATTTCTGGGATATCGCCATCCGCAACGTGGATGAGGCCGCGGCCCTGTCCCTGGACTTCTTCCGGGCCGTGGAGGTGGAGAAGCGCTTCTCCTCGATCCTGTTCCTGCCGGGGAACCACGACCACTACCTCTGGAGCCTGGTCCAGATCGAGACGTCCATCCTCCGCCCCCTGGAGAACCTGCGCCAGCAAGGGACCGGGACCCAGACGAGCGGCGTCTGGAAACTGCCCCATTCCCAGTGCGCCACCCTGGACTTCCGCAAACCGGGCGGCCCCGAGCTGTCCCTCTGGAGGGTGAAGCCGCCCTACGTGGGCAATGTGTTCGCGGGGGGGCTCACCGGCGGCCGGATTCCCGTGAATGTGGCCTACCCCAACCTGCACCTCCTCCGGCCCAGCGGCGGCGCGTGCGTCGTCACCCACGGCCATTTCTTCCAGCAGGCCTGGACCCTCATCAGCGATCTGCTCCGCTCCTCCCTCGGGCCCCACATTCCCGGCGGCATGGATCTCTACTGCCTGGAGCTCCTGGATGCGGGGCTGACGGATTTCATCAACTACTCCCTGGGGCAGGTGGGCCCGCTCAGTTCCGTCGTCCAGGGCATCTACGATCAGGTGCGCATGGGGAAGGAACCCCCCGAAATCGCCAAGATCCTGAGCGCCCTGAGGAAGGTGCTGGATGACGCGGTCTCCTTCACGGACGAGCCCTGGTGGAAGGCCGGGCCCCTGGAGTGGGGCAGCGACCGGTTCATCGATTTCGAGCTCCTGGTGGCCCGGAAGCTCCTGGAGTCGGCCATCAAACGGGCGGGTGGGGGCAACGTGCTGCCCAAGGGCCGCAATGTCACGAATTTCCTGAAGGACCCGGAGAATTGTGCCAAGATCGCCGATTACCTGGACTGCACCCAGCGGGACCCGTCCGTCCAGGGCGTCCGCTTCGACGAGATGGTGTTCGGCCACACCCATGAAACCATTTCCGGCGACGTGCTCACCCTGGACGGTGGCCGGACCCTGAAGTGCTGGAACACGGGCAGCCTGGTTTCCCAGAGCGACCGGACCGACTTCATGCCCCTGGCCATCGACGCGGCGGGCCTCATCAGCCCCTTCTGAATCCGGAACCCAGCGGGAGGAACGGACCATGAACACCGATTCCGTGAAGGACGTGACCACCTTCGCCCTGGAGGGCCTGGCCCTCAGGACGGGCGATCTGATCTGCACCACCGACGGGGAAGGCCCCGGCGAAAAGGGCCAGTTCTGGTGGCTCCTGGGCCGGCTCATCCCCGGCGACGTGGACCATATCGTCATCTACGTGGGCCCGGGCGGCCGATGCGTGGAGGCGGCGGCCAAAGGAAGCGTGGTCGCCTTCGAACTATCCGGCCCCACCTGGGATGCCCCGGCCATGTTCGACCAGCGGGGCGTCCGGGACCTGCTGTACGGCATCGGGGACCCGGTGGCCGGTCGCGGCCTGGACTCCGAGGACCCGATCCGCCTGGCGGCCGCGAACTACTGCCTGGACCAGGCCCGGCAAGCCAAGCCCTACAACCTGAACTTCCTGGATTCCGGGACGGACAAGGCCTTCTACTGCAGCCAACTCGCCTACAAGGCCTACCTGCCGCTGGGGATCGACCTGAACTCCGGGGTCGGGGTGCCGTCCATTCCCGGGACGGGGTCCATCATCTTTCCGCAGGAAGTTTGGAATGCCTGCAGGGTGAAGCGGAGGGCGAAACCCTGATAGAACCAGGAAATCTGCCCACGCGCTGGCTCCTAACCGAGCGTTCGAGGTCGGCCCCCAACCGGCCTTTCTCCCCTTGGATGTGGTGACAAAACCGCCTATCTTCGCCGGGGACCCGTAGGCCTCATCTCCTTCATCCCAGACATCACTGTTCATCCCTGTTCCGCAGGGCCAAGGCTTGGATGGGTCGGCGAATGTGGGTAATGCGCGCGCCGACCCGACCCATCGCGGGCCCTGCGTAACAGGGATGAACAGTGATGCCTGGGATGAACAGGGATGGGTTTCGGTGCCCTTTGCGGGTAGCGCTTTACCAGCTCGATAGCATCCAGGGCAACCCAGGTCAGCATTCCGGGTCGAATGGGAACGTGCCCGGGCCAATCGCTTCCTCCTGCCGGTGGACATAGGTTATTGCCAAGGATGTACCGTGGTCCTCGTAGAGGATCCGCAACGGCCGAACGAGGATCTCGCGATAGAATCCGGGTCCAAATTCAGGCACCCAGCGGCCCCTTTCAGGATGTTCCAGAAGCCGCCTGAGGCTTGCATCCACCTTTCTTCGCAGGGCTCGGGCGGCGTCGGGATTGAAGGCGCCGATGTGATCCAGGCGCTCGGCGAATTGCTCGGCGGCCGGCTCCGTCCAGACCACCTTCAATCCCATTTCCGGGTCCTGGCCATGACGTCCTCGTGGCTCAAGGTTCGCCCTTCCGCAAGGGCCCTCTGCCCGTTGATGATGCCTTCCAGCAGCGCAATCTTTCGCTCCTGCATCCGGTAGGTGGCCACATCCATGAGAATGGCGGCCTCCCGGCCGTGTTCCGTTATCAACAAGGGCTCCTGCGCCTGCTGAAGAGCCTCTATGATCTCCGTGGCTTTGCGCTTGATGTCGGTCACCGGCACGAGCTTGGGTAGCATGGTTGAGGCCCTCTCCTGGACACCTTGTATCAAAATTGTAGTCTTTTGATGATACATGTCCACCTCTGCCCAGGGGGCCGCATTCGCGCGACCTGCCCCGCAACCGACGTCTCGTGTCCATCCCGGCGGAGCCGCTCGCCAAGGGCGCGGTGGCCATGCACCCCCGGCGCGCGTTGACCGGAATCAGGCCTGGCGCCGCGCCAGCCCCCCCTGCCCCCGCAGGCCCTCCAGGATTCCCGGCAGGACGGCTTCCACCCGGGCCACCTC is a genomic window containing:
- a CDS encoding LytS/YhcK type 5TM receptor domain-containing protein, whose amino-acid sequence is MRSLVTLFQTISAFLVLFYLYCESPAFRPLSSDWARPRGRVRLFLVFTGITILGNYLGTPVLKGGAIINARAVGAVLAGLLGGPALGGLVGATAGVHRMSLGGIAALSGAVATTLEGLLAGFLNRRLRDRPEVLITMRTALLATFAGEVLHMGIVLLLTRPFPDAVEIVKVIAPPMVFLNPVGAALLMAVLMHRQRDLDRVAAASSAAALRVAERALGLLGRGFGPATAGEMAAIVKEETGVGAVAVTDNEHVLGFVGLGADHHRPGGPISSALTRQAMQDRAVVFADGVHQAFTCGVSGDCPLHSALVVPLEVDGTVLGTVQLFEPKNRRFLHMNRRLGEGIGALLSSQLLIAKYEEQKNLLVVSELRLLRAQVNPHFLFNSLNTIMAILRSDAARGRELVGHLSGYFRKNLQRHGELSTLEEELEHIRAYLEIEKARFEGLRVEIDVAPAFRRVKVPTFTLQPLVENAIRHGVSRMAGPGTVRILAFPEGGALRIDVEDDAGAYEEARRSREGLGLPIVRKRLASLFGPGAGPEIHCEPGALTRMTLRVPLDGGLVE
- the ldhH gene encoding L-lactate dehydrogenase (quinone) large subunit LdhH, which produces MTATFKESIQEALANPNLRGALGRFSEAYKISREKAYAGMDFQAVRDAVRDVKAHGASHLEELAEAFKAKAEAAGAKVYRASDPAEVKAYILALAKENGVRSIVKSKSMATEEIHLNKHLEAAGIEVYETDLGEWIIQLCHQTPSHMVMPAIHMTKEEVAEVFSTKVEEGQQPDIPKLVKFARGKLRNRFLDADMGISGANIAVAETGSLVLVTNEGNARLVTTLPRIHVAVVGIEKLVASFQDVQPILQALPRNATSQLLTSYVSIITGQVPNTDGSPKQLHIILMDNKRTEMAADPKFRQALQCIRCASCLNVCPVFRLVGGHVFGKVYTGGIGTILTAWFDELKQSDDIQGLCIQCGACKDVCPGRIDIPDLILELRRRLAVEKGMPLVQKGIFAVVNNRRLFHSLLRAASVAQKPFAKGGFIRHLPLFLSGMTDFRSLPAIAPRPFRDTFKEIVQPECKEKAAIYAGCLIDFAYPEMGEAVVRVLNKAGIRVVFPEGQTCCGAPARYNGAYETAAGNARENIKALLEEDVQYVVSACPTCTVALRDDFISTFESLGMGDDLEGARVLSAKTIDFATLVKKLVDEGRLEFKDGQQAETITYHDSCHLKRTLNAQQAPRDLLKKAGFTVTEMKECDTCCGMAGSYSLKLPELSAPILERKLENIKDTGATSVAMDCPGCVMQIRGGLDKLGSGIKVEHTAVRLAKRLK
- a CDS encoding LutC/YkgG family protein; amino-acid sequence: MDNLFASFKERAEAVSAEVHRCGTAAEARDFVHGLLREVGGTALWAPCAFLEAQGRPAFPGLSYDVTREGAAQAKVGISQMEWALADTGTLVVDATEVGSRLVSTLPQIHVALIGADRLLPDMASVLGRIKPEKACYLSMITGPSRTADIERVLTIGVHGPERLVIVFVEGGAA
- the btsR gene encoding two-component system response regulator BtsR, which produces MLRAVLVDDELHAREELEALLAETGEVTVVGTCPGAVQGLRTLRETRPDVLFLDISMPGVDGMQMLSMIEPDAMPCVIFVTAYDEYALKAFDRNAVDYLLKPVEPARLAQALERVKRFLGEGRRPANAGPPIDRIPCLAGPNIKLVDTAEVECVRSSEAGVHVVTPRGEFLTELTLTVLEAKGANLVRCHKQYLVNLACIDEIDRRDPAAAFIRTRTGRTVPVSRRYLAPLKERLGI
- a CDS encoding type II toxin-antitoxin system RelE/ParE family toxin, which encodes MVWTEPAAEQFAERLDHIGAFNPDAARALRRKVDASLRRLLEHPERGRWVPEFGPGFYREILVRPLRILYEDHGTSLAITYVHRQEEAIGPGTFPFDPEC
- a CDS encoding type II toxin-antitoxin system Phd/YefM family antitoxin yields the protein MLPKLVPVTDIKRKATEIIEALQQAQEPLLITEHGREAAILMDVATYRMQERKIALLEGIINGQRALAEGRTLSHEDVMARTRKWD